The genomic DNA CACTGGCTGCCAGGCACCGCCGTCACGAGCGGGTGCCGGCGTGACCGCCACTGGTGAGGTGCTGTCCCCCACTGAAGTACGCCGGCACGCCTGCGACGCCGGCATCATCCCGATGGTGCTCGGCTCGCGCGGCGAGGTCCTCGACGTCGGTGTCGAGTCGCGGCTGTTCACACCCGGACAGCGCAGGGCACTGTGGCGCCGCGATGGCGGGTGCACCTTTCCGGGGTGCACGATCCCCGCGCAGTGGTGCGACGCCCATCACGTACGACACTGGGTCCACGGCGGACGCACCGACCTGAGCAACGCAGCACTGCTGTGCGGTCGCCACCACACCACGGTCCACCGCCATGACCTGACGGCGACTGTCACGCAGACCGGAGTCGTCTGGGACCTGGCACCCGGCTCCGGCACCCGCGCGCTGCTCGAACCGGGGGTTGTCGGCTCTCGCGCCGCCGACGCCGAGAGCGATCACGCGGCCAGCAGTGGGCACGATCGCGCCGCCGGGGGTGGGCACGATGGCGCCCCGGACAGAGCGTCGACCAGGGGTGCGAGCCCGAAGACCCGCACCGTCATGGGCGATCGGCGCGCCGGCTCCGCGACGACCAGCGGCTCCCTGACGACCAACGACTCCGGCCCGCCCTGACGCCTCCGCCCCGCAGCTCGCCTTGGCCGGCGGGCTCAGCGGCGTGCCCTCGGCAGGGCCGCCACCGTCTCGGCGTCGTGAGCGACGGCGGCCGGCCCGGGGCATCCTCCAGGATGACGTCGCCATCCGCCCGCGCCGCGTGTCCGTGCGCTCAAACGGTGTGCGCGGAGAGCCCGCCCGGCGCGCTCAGAAGGTGTACGCGGAGCCCGCCCCGGGCGCTCAAAGGGTGTGCGCGGGGAGCCTGCTCGGCGAGCGCTCAGTCGACCCGGTCGAAGGTCAGCGTCTCTCCCCTGGCGCCGCCCATCCACACGTCCTGGCACGCGGTCACCATGTCGTCGTACCCGTCGGTGATCTCTGCGAACACGTTGCCCGGCACCCAGCCCTGGTCGCCGTTGATGAGCAGGTTGTTGCGGCCGTAGAAGATCGCGAGGTCGACGATCCGGGACGCCGCGCGGTTCTCCTTCTCCGCCTTGTAGCCGTACGCCGGGTTGCCGAGCTGGTCGCCGCTGAAGCTGAACCAGCACACGTCACGCGGGATCGGCGTGATCGTGGTGTTCTCCGGTCCGGGCTCCGGCGCGTCGAGGTCGGTGAGCAGCCCGTACACCTCGTTGCGGGCGTACTTGCCGTGGAACGCGGGCGCCGTCAGCGGCAGCGCGTCCCACACGGCGTTGCACGTCCGCGGCGCGGCGTCGTCGAGCAGTCGAGCCGTGCACGACACCTTGCGCAGGTCAAGGGTGATGGTGATGAACCGGGCCAATGTCGTTGTCCTTCCACGAGTTTCGGATCGTGTCCCTTGGTCTCGATACGCCTCCGCTAGCGCTCCGGCTACTCGACCAGCGGGCGCTCCGGCTACTCGACCAGCGGGCACTGTGGCTACTCGACCGGCGTCAGCCCAGCAGGGGTGGACGTCGGGTGTGCCAGTCGGTCGCCTGCTCGTACGCCTGCCCGACTCGCAGCACAAGGGCATCGGCGAATCGCGGTCCGACGACCTGCAACCCGATCGGCAGTCCGTCCTCGGAGAAGCCGCACGGCAGCGTCAGCGCTGGCTGCTGGGTCATGTTGAACGGATAGGTATAAGGCGTCCATGACGGCCACAGCTGCGACGGCCAGCCGTCCGGGGCAGCCTGGCCGGCCGCGAACGCGGTGATCGGCATCGTCGGGGTGATGAGCACGTCGTACGAGCGGTGCAGCTCTCCCATCCGCTCCCCCAGCGCCATCCGCACCGCCGTCGCGTCGAGGAAGTCAGCTGCAGTCGCGGACAGACCGAAGCTCGAAACAGCCTGTGCCAGAACGGGATCCACGCGTTCGAGCGCGTCGTCGCCGTACGCTCGCAGCACCTTCGCCGCACCCGCGAACCACAACGTGTGGAACGCGTCCGCCGGGTCGTCGAGCTCGAGCGCGACCTCGTCGACGACCGCGCCCGACGAGGCGAGCACGTCAACAGCGCTGCGGACCGCTGCCTCGACCTCCGGGTCGTTACGGCCGTAACCGAGGTCCGGCGAGAACGCCACCCGTAAGCCGCGCACTCCCCCGTCGAGCCCGTCGGCGTACGAGGTGATCGGCGCCGGCAGGCACGACCAGTCGCGCGGGTCGGGCTGGGCGAGCACGTCGAGCAGCAGCGCGCAGTCGCGGACGGTCCGTGCCATGGGTCCGATGTGCGAGAGCGTGCCGTACGCACTGGCGGGCCACACCGGCACCTGCCCGTAGGTCGGCTTGAGTCCGACGATGCCGCTGAACGAGCCTGGTATCCGGACGGATCCGCCGCCGTCGGTACCGACGGACCAGGTGCCCATGCCGAGCGCGGTCGTCGCGGCCGCACCGCCGCTGGAGCCGCCGGTGGTGCGCGACGGGTCCCAGGGGTTGCGCGTCACGCCGTGGCGCAGCGAGTCGGTCACGCCCTTCCAGCCGAACTCGGGCGTGGTGTTCTTGCCGAAGATCACCGCGCCCGACTCGCGCAGCCGTGCGGTCGCCGGCGAGTCGTCCGGCCACGGCCCTGCCTCGTCGACGAGTCGTGATCCGCGCAGCGTCGGCCAGCCACGCGTCAGGATGATGTCCTTGATCGTCACCGGTACGCCGTCGACCGGGCTGAGGGGCGAACCCACCTTCCATCGTGCGGCCGACTCGCGGGCCGACGCCGCGCCGGCCGCCTCGTCGACCATCACCATCGCGTTGACTTCGCCGTCGAGCGCCTTCACAGCGGCGACCGACGCGTCGAACGCATCGACGGGATCGTAAGCACCAGAGGCGAATCCGGCGACCAGCTCCGACGCCGGCAGCAGGCTGAGCGGGTCGCTCATGATGACGCGCCGGACACGAACCCGAGCTGCTTGTCGACGACGTTGTCGAGCGGCCGACCGTCGAGCCACCGCTGCGCCTGGTCGACGAACTGGTGAGCCAGGTCGTCGGTCCAGCCGACCACGTTGCCCGACATGTGCGCCGACACCGCGACCTGCGGCATGGTCCACAGCGGCGAGGACTCCGGCAGCGGCTCGGTCTCGAACACGTCGAGCGCGGCGCCCGCGATCGTGCCGTCGCGGAGCGCGGAGATGAGGTCGTCCTCGACCACGGACTGACCACGGCCGACGTTGACGAGGTACGCCGACGGCTTCATCGCCTTGAGCACGGTCGCGTCGATCAGACCCCGCGTCGCGGGCGTGAGCGGCGCGGCGTTGACGACGTAGTCGAAGTCGCCGACGTACGACGCGAGCCCTGCGCTCTCGTACACCTCACCGAGATCGGGGTCGTCGGTGCGCGCGCGACGCCCGGCGCCGCTGACCTTCATCCCGACCGCGGACAGGAGGCGCCCGGTGGCCCGGCCGATGCCGCCCGTGCCGATGACCAGCGCCCGTGCGCCCTCGATGCGCAGGGGTGCACGCTCGTCCCACGTGCGCGTCCGACGCAGCGCCTCGCTCTCGTACAGCAGCTTGGCGTGGGCGAGCACGGACGCGAGGACGAACTCGGCGATCGGCCGGTCGAACACGCCGCGGGCGTTGGTGACGACGACGTCGGACTCACGCAGCCGCGGGAAGAGCAGCTTGTCGACCCCGGCCGCTGCGACGTGGATCCACTCCAGGTCGCCGGCACGGTCCCAGACGTCCTCGACGGCCTGGGAGAAGAAGTCCCACAGGAACAGACCGCGCGCGCCGTCGAGGGCCGCGCCGAGCCCTGCGGCATCGGTGAAACGGAGGTCGACCCGGCCCTGCAAGGGCTCCAGGTGGGCGGGGCGGTCATCGGCCGTCGGGCACAGGACGGCGACTGCAGGGAGGGTGAGGCTCACCACGCCAACGTAGAAATCCGCCAGAGTGATTGTCAACAATCTACAGCGCATGCACCATGTGCAGATGGAGCCACATCCGGGCCTCGACCCCGAGGCCATCGCCGACGCCACGGCCACCGCGCTGGGCGTCCCCGACGACGCGCCGATCGGCGACGTCGGCATCGGCGTGATCGCGCCGTACGACTTCGCCCTCGACCGCGAGCTGTGGCGCTGGGTACCAGACCGCGCCACACTCCTGGTCACCCGTACGCCCTACTCCCCCCTGCCCGTCTCGGTCGACATGGCCGCCCGCGTCGGCGACTCCGACGTCGTCGCCGAGTGCACGACCGAGCTGATCGCCACGCAGCCCGAGGTCATCGCCTATGCCTGCACCTCCGGCAGCTTCATCCACGGGGCCGAGGGCGAGCGCGCCCTGGTCGCAGCGATGTTCGCCGGTGGAGCGCCCGCCGCGGTGTCCACCTCAGGCGCCCTCGTCATGGCCCTGCAGCAGCTCGGCATCGAACGCCTCGCCGTGGCCACGCCGTACGACGACGACATCACCGCCGCTCTGGAGCGCTACCTCGACGAGGTCGGCGTACAGGTCAGCGGCTCGGCCAAGCTCGGCCTCGCCGGACGCATCTGGCGTGTGCCGTACGCCCTCACGCTCGACCTCGCCCGCGAGGCCGTCGCTGCCGGAGAGTGCGACGGCGTCTTCATCTCGTGCACCAACCTGCCGACGTACGACGTCATCGCACCCCTCGAGCGCGAGCTCGGCATCCCCGTCATCACCGCCAACCAGGTCACCGTCTGGGCGGCCCTGCACATGGCCGGCCTCGACGCGATCGGCCCCGGCCAGTCCCTCCTGGACCGCGTCATCACCGGGGAGGCCGCATGAGCACGTACGAGTTCGAGCTCGACCCCGCCGACCCGACGCCCGACGGGATCAAGCCCTACACCACCGCCGTCGACGGGCAGCTGCGGTCACGGCCGTTCCCCGACGAGGAGTACCGAGCCCGCCTCGGTGCCGTGCAGACACGCATGGCCGAGCGCGCGCTGTCCTCACTCCTGGTCGTCGACCCCGCCAACATCTACTACCTCACCGGCTACAACGCCTGGTCGTTCTACATGCCGCAGTGCCTCGTGGTGCCGGTGGAGGGCGAGCCGCACCTGTTCGCGCGCGCCATGGACGCCCAGGGCGCGCACTACACGGCGTACCTGCCCAAGGACCAGATCCACGGCTATCCCGAGGACCTCGTCCACCGCACCGACGCCCACCCGTTCGACTGGATCACCGCACAGGCGCTGGAGATCGGTGTCCTCACCGACGAGCCCGGCTCGTACGTCGGCGCCGAGACCGACTCGCACTACTTCACCGCGAGAGCGTTCTTCGCGATGCACGCGCTGCTGCGCCAGGCGTCCGTCGTCGACAGCTACGAGCTGGTCAACTGGGTACGCGTCATCAAGTCGCCGCTGGAGCAGGACAAGCTGCGACTCGCCGGCGAGATCGCCCAGCGCGTCATGGAGATCGCGATCGAGGCGATCGAGACCGGCCGTCGCCAGTGCGACGTGGTCGCCGAGATCCAGCACGCGCAGGCGCTCGGCGCGCACAAGCTCGGCGGCGACTACCCCGCGATCGTGCCGATGCTGCCCACCGGTGAGACGGCCGGTACGCCGCACCTCACCTGGTCGGACCTGCCGCTCATCAAGGGTGAGGCGACCACGATCGAGATCGCCGGCGTCCACCACCGCTACCACGCACCGCTTGCGCGCACGGTCGTTCTCGGCGAGCCACCTCGTCGGCTGCAGTCGTGCTCGGACGCCGTCAGCGAGGGCATGGCGGCGGCGCTGGAGGCCATGAAGCCGGGCGCTCTCGGCCGCGACGTGCACCGGGCGTTCGCCGAGACGGTCGGCCGCTACGGGCTGCACAAGGAGTCGCGCATCGGCTACTCCATCGGCATCGGCTATCCGCCCGACTGGGGCGAGCGCACCATCAGCCTGCGCTCCGAGGAGGAGACCGAGATCGAGGCCGGCATGGCCTTCCACGTGATCCTCGGGATGTGGATGGACGGGTGGGGTTACGAGACGTCGGAGTCGGTGCTCGTCACACCGGCCGGCGCCGAACAGCTCACCCACGTGCCCCGCGGGCTCGCGGTGAGGACGTGACCGAATGACCTTTGACACCAACGTAGTTCAGACCCACCACCGGAGGTGAGCACGATGCAGCAGACACACACCTTGCCCTTGGCCACCCGCGCCACCGATCTCGTCGGATCGATGATCGACTCCAGCACCTCGTTGCTCGCCCAGCAGACGCACGACATCGTGCGGTTCGCGATGGGCAGTCCCGCACCCGAAGCCGTCCCGACCGAGGCACTCGCCGAGATCGGCCGCCGAGTGTTCGGGCCGGGCGAGGCGAGCGCGTACGACTACGCCGCGACCGAGGGCGACCCCGCCCTGCGTGACGCACTGCTCGCCGAGCTCGACGGTACGACGGACGCCACCTCTCCCGAACGCCTCACCATCACCTCGGGCGGGATGCAGGGACTGGACCTGACGTTCAAGATCTTCACCGACCCCGGTGACCTCGTCGTCGTCGAATCCCCCACGTACACCAACGGATCCGCGACCGCGCTGTCGTACCAGGCTGAGCTGCTGGAAGTGCCCGTCGACCACGAGGGCCTGCAGGTCGACCGCATGGAGGAGATGGTGGGCGACGGGCGCAAGCCCAAGGTGATCTACACGATCCCGACGTTCCAGAACCCGTCCGGCGCCTCGATGTCGCTCGACCGACGGCGACGGCTCCTGGACCTCGCCGACCGCTGGGGCAGTCTGGTGATCGACGACGACCCCTACGGCATGCTGCGGTTCGCCGGCGACGCGATGCCGTCCCTGCACGAGCTCGCCGACGGCAACCCGCTCGTGCTGTCGGTGCGCACGTTCTCCAAGATCATCGCGCCCGGTCTGCGCGTCGGCTGGGTCGACGCCGCACCCGAGCTGCAGCAGCTGCTCATCAGCGCCAAGCAGGCCATGGACACCTGCACCAACCTGCCCATGCAGCGCCTCGTGGGCGGCTTCCTCGCCGACGGCCACCTGCGCGAGCACGTCACCACCCAGCAGGCCGTCTACCGCGAGCGCAAGGTCGCCATGCAGGACGCGCTCACCGAGCACTTCGACGGCGGGGCGCGCTGGACCGACCCCGAGGGCGGATTCTTCCTGTGGGTCACGTTCGGCTCCGAGGTCGACACCGAGGCGTTGTTCGAGGTGGCGCTCGCCGAGGGCGTGGCGTTCATCCCCGGCAACGCGTTCTCGCCGAGCAAGCACTTCCCCAACGCACTGCGCGTCTGCTTCGCCGCGACCACTCCGGACCGCATCCGCGAAGGTATCGGCCGCCTGCGTCGGGCTGTCGACAAGGTGAGCGCATGAGCGTTGGTACTGAACAGCTTTCGGCTCTTGAGAGCGCTGCTCTCGACCTGATCGACGAGGCCGCCCTGGTGTCCTGCACACAGCGCCTCGTGCGGGCACCGGGTCAGAACCCGCCCGGCGAGGAGGCCGCGACCGTCGCGGTGCTCGCCGAGATCTGCGCCGAGCTCGACCTCGACGTGTCGACCAGCACCGTCGTCGAGGGCCGTGACAACCTGCACGCCCTCACCCGCGACCACGACGGTGGGCCGGCGCTGATGCTGCTCGGGCACACCGACGTGGTCCCGCTCGGCGACGGATGGACCGTCGAACCGTTCGGCGGGCTGCTGCGCGACGGACGGATCCACGGGCGCGGCACCACTGACATGAAGGGCGGGCTCGCCGCGTCGGCCGTCGCGATGAGCGCCGTGCAGCGCGCGACCCGCGCCGCCGGCGTACGCCTCACCGGTCCGGTCGAGCTGGCCGCCACGGTGGACGAGGAGGCGACCGGCATCGGCGTACGGCACCTGGTCGGGCAGCCACAGCCGCGTGCCTATCTCGGCTGCATCACCGCCGAACCCACCGACCTGCAGAC from Luteipulveratus halotolerans includes the following:
- a CDS encoding DUF3830 family protein produces the protein MARFITITLDLRKVSCTARLLDDAAPRTCNAVWDALPLTAPAFHGKYARNEVYGLLTDLDAPEPGPENTTITPIPRDVCWFSFSGDQLGNPAYGYKAEKENRAASRIVDLAIFYGRNNLLINGDQGWVPGNVFAEITDGYDDMVTACQDVWMGGARGETLTFDRVD
- a CDS encoding amidase — translated: MSDPLSLLPASELVAGFASGAYDPVDAFDASVAAVKALDGEVNAMVMVDEAAGAASARESAARWKVGSPLSPVDGVPVTIKDIILTRGWPTLRGSRLVDEAGPWPDDSPATARLRESGAVIFGKNTTPEFGWKGVTDSLRHGVTRNPWDPSRTTGGSSGGAAATTALGMGTWSVGTDGGGSVRIPGSFSGIVGLKPTYGQVPVWPASAYGTLSHIGPMARTVRDCALLLDVLAQPDPRDWSCLPAPITSYADGLDGGVRGLRVAFSPDLGYGRNDPEVEAAVRSAVDVLASSGAVVDEVALELDDPADAFHTLWFAGAAKVLRAYGDDALERVDPVLAQAVSSFGLSATAADFLDATAVRMALGERMGELHRSYDVLITPTMPITAFAAGQAAPDGWPSQLWPSWTPYTYPFNMTQQPALTLPCGFSEDGLPIGLQVVGPRFADALVLRVGQAYEQATDWHTRRPPLLG
- a CDS encoding D-2-hydroxyacid dehydrogenase, translated to MSLTLPAVAVLCPTADDRPAHLEPLQGRVDLRFTDAAGLGAALDGARGLFLWDFFSQAVEDVWDRAGDLEWIHVAAAGVDKLLFPRLRESDVVVTNARGVFDRPIAEFVLASVLAHAKLLYESEALRRTRTWDERAPLRIEGARALVIGTGGIGRATGRLLSAVGMKVSGAGRRARTDDPDLGEVYESAGLASYVGDFDYVVNAAPLTPATRGLIDATVLKAMKPSAYLVNVGRGQSVVEDDLISALRDGTIAGAALDVFETEPLPESSPLWTMPQVAVSAHMSGNVVGWTDDLAHQFVDQAQRWLDGRPLDNVVDKQLGFVSGASS
- a CDS encoding maleate cis-trans isomerase family protein, coding for MHHVQMEPHPGLDPEAIADATATALGVPDDAPIGDVGIGVIAPYDFALDRELWRWVPDRATLLVTRTPYSPLPVSVDMAARVGDSDVVAECTTELIATQPEVIAYACTSGSFIHGAEGERALVAAMFAGGAPAAVSTSGALVMALQQLGIERLAVATPYDDDITAALERYLDEVGVQVSGSAKLGLAGRIWRVPYALTLDLAREAVAAGECDGVFISCTNLPTYDVIAPLERELGIPVITANQVTVWAALHMAGLDAIGPGQSLLDRVITGEAA
- a CDS encoding M24 family metallopeptidase produces the protein MSTYEFELDPADPTPDGIKPYTTAVDGQLRSRPFPDEEYRARLGAVQTRMAERALSSLLVVDPANIYYLTGYNAWSFYMPQCLVVPVEGEPHLFARAMDAQGAHYTAYLPKDQIHGYPEDLVHRTDAHPFDWITAQALEIGVLTDEPGSYVGAETDSHYFTARAFFAMHALLRQASVVDSYELVNWVRVIKSPLEQDKLRLAGEIAQRVMEIAIEAIETGRRQCDVVAEIQHAQALGAHKLGGDYPAIVPMLPTGETAGTPHLTWSDLPLIKGEATTIEIAGVHHRYHAPLARTVVLGEPPRRLQSCSDAVSEGMAAALEAMKPGALGRDVHRAFAETVGRYGLHKESRIGYSIGIGYPPDWGERTISLRSEEETEIEAGMAFHVILGMWMDGWGYETSESVLVTPAGAEQLTHVPRGLAVRT
- a CDS encoding aminotransferase-like domain-containing protein, yielding MQQTHTLPLATRATDLVGSMIDSSTSLLAQQTHDIVRFAMGSPAPEAVPTEALAEIGRRVFGPGEASAYDYAATEGDPALRDALLAELDGTTDATSPERLTITSGGMQGLDLTFKIFTDPGDLVVVESPTYTNGSATALSYQAELLEVPVDHEGLQVDRMEEMVGDGRKPKVIYTIPTFQNPSGASMSLDRRRRLLDLADRWGSLVIDDDPYGMLRFAGDAMPSLHELADGNPLVLSVRTFSKIIAPGLRVGWVDAAPELQQLLISAKQAMDTCTNLPMQRLVGGFLADGHLREHVTTQQAVYRERKVAMQDALTEHFDGGARWTDPEGGFFLWVTFGSEVDTEALFEVALAEGVAFIPGNAFSPSKHFPNALRVCFAATTPDRIREGIGRLRRAVDKVSA